ACTGGATAAAATATCAGTTGAAGAGATGAGAGACCTTGCAACACATGGTGCAAAGGTTTTACATCCCCATGCTTTAAGATACAAGGATCCGCTCATAAACGCCAAGATTATAGGATTTGAACACGGCGATCTATCTGCAATTGGAACCGAAATCATAGGGCCAGCAGGTAACCACATGTTGAAAACCACAGCACTAAATGTGGAACCTATATCTGTTATAGCAGTAGTTGGAGAAGAGATACTAACCAAAATTGGAGTACTTTCAGCACTCACCGATGCACTCGCAGAGAACAAAATTAATATCTATGGTATATCAACGGGTCAAAACTCTGTAACCCTATTCATTGACAAATCATTAGTTGACAAAGCACATGAAATACTACACGATGTAGTGGTACAATGCAATGATCTAAGTTCATTATCGGTTGGAACAGACATAGCAATGATAACAGTAGCGAGTCAGGACTTTATAGATACTCCTGGAATAATTACAAGGATAACTGAACCTTTACGTAAAAATAAGATAAATATCGTTGAAATCTCTTCAAGTCAAACTTCTGTAGTAATTTTTGTAGAATGGAATGATGGTAAAAGAGCTTATGAACTTGTAAGGAGCGTCTTAGAATGAATTTGAAAGGTACAACAGTTGCCATGATAACCCCATTTACTAAAGAAGATGGGGTTGATGAGGCAGGAATGCGTGAAAACATAAACTATCTAATTGATAGAGGAGTTGATGGATTATTGGCCGCAGGTACAACCGGTGAATCTGCCACAATAACCCACGACGAACAAAGAAAAATGATCGACATCCTAATTGACGAGGTTAATGGAAAGGTAAATACCATTGCCGGTGCTGGAAGTAACTCATCAAAGGAAGCCCTAGGACTTGTTCAGTACGCTGAAAATGCAGGTGCAGATGCTGCCCTGGTAATAACACCATACTACAACAAACCTCAGCAACATGGACTTTATGAACATTATAAAATGCTCGAAGAATCAACAAATATCCCTATAATAGTTTATAATGTACCTTCAAGAACAGGCACAGACATAGATGTTGAAACCATTATAAATGTTGCCAAACTAGATAAAATCGTAGCCATAAAAGAGGCAAACCCTAATCTGGACAAGGTTTCAGCAATAATAAAAGGGATTCAAGATCAAAACATAGAAAACTTCATGGTTCTATCTGGAAACGACGACCTCACACTACCAATGATCTCACAAGGTGCAATGGGTGTTATTAGCGTTGTTGCAAATGTTGATCCATTAAGAATGAGTCAAATGGTTAACGCAGCGCTCAAAGGAGACTTTGAAAAAGCTGGAAAACTCCATTATGAACTTTATGACTTAATGAAGGTTCTTTTCATAGAATCAAATCCTGTACCTGCAAAAGAATCCTTAAATATGATGGGACGGCCCTCAGGACATGTTAGAATGCCACTCGCTCCAATGATGGACGAAAGTATTTCAAAGTTAAAACAGGTCTTAAAGGACCTAGATTTAGTTTAAGGATTTAAATCTAACTAAACTCAACTTTTTTAGATTTATCCCTCTTAAACTCATAAAACTAATTTTTAAGCTTATAAAATGGGATTCCAATTGGAATATCAATTTTTTTATTGTTTCAATCATTAGGAGATGAATAAAATGATAAATGTGGCTGTGACAGGTGCATGCGGAAGAATGGGTTCAAAGATAATAAAAACGATACTTGAACAGGAAGACATGGATGTTGTGGCAGCAATAGAAGTTCCCAACACTCCTCTAGAAGGTAAAGATGTTGGAGAAGTAATTGGAATAGGAGAAATAGGTGTTGAAGTTAACGGGGCAGAAAAACTTCAAGGCGTCCTTAAAAGTAAAAAACCAGATGTATTGGTTGACTTTACCATAGCCAATGCTGCAGTGGATACCATAAAAACTTCTTCTGAATGTGGTGTGAACCTTGTAGTAGGAACAACGGGATTTTCAGACGAACAAATGTCCGAAATATTAGACTCAATTAAAAAATCCCAAGTAAGCGCAGTTATAGCTCCTAACATGGCTGTAGGAGTAAATGTATTTTTCAAGGTCTTAAAAGATCTTGCAAATATTCTAGGAGACTACGATGTGGAAATTATTGAAGCCCATCATAGACACAAGAAGGATGCACCATCCGGCACAGCAGTTAAAGCTGCGGAGATCATTGCAACAGAACTCAACCGCAATATGGATGAAGTAGGTGTTTATGGGCGAAAAGGTATTGTTGGTGAAAGAACAGCTGAAGAAATAGGAGTTCACGCTGTAAGAGGGGGCGATATTGTTGGGGATCATATGGTTCTCTTTGCAGGTGAGGGTGAACGTCTTGAAATAATTCACAGAGCCAACAGCAGACAAGCATTTGTAAATGGCGTAATAAAAGGAATTAGATATGTTATAAATACCGATAAAGGTAACATATCCGATATGGGCGATGTTTTGGGATTGAAATAAATTATTGAAAGGTTAATAATATAATTAAAGGTGGTTAAAATGGTAAATGTAGGAATACTAGGAGCAACTGGAATGGTTGGGCAACGATTCATTGAATTGTTGGCAAATCATCCTGATTTTGAGGTAACTGCACTAACAGCTTCCACAAGATCTGCTGGAAAAAGATACGAAGATGCAGTAACATGGAATCTTGAAAGTAAAATACCAGAATCAATAAAAGATATTACAGTGGTTGAAACAGACCCCCAGCAAGTAAAAGATGTTGAAATAGTATTTTCAGCCTTACCCTCAGAAAATGCAGCAGTGGCTGAACCTAAATTTGCAAAGGCAGGCATGAAAGTTGCATCCAATGCAAGTGCAATGCGAATGGAACCAGATGTGCCATTAGTAGTTCCAGAAGTAAACCCTGAACATTTGGATCTCATAGAAATTCAGCAAAAAAAAAGAAGATGGGATGGATTTATAGTCACAAATCCAAATTGCTCTACCATTGCCCTGGTAATGACATTAAAACCACTTTATGACCAGTTCAATATAAAAAGAGTATATGTATCCACCATGCAAGCAGTCTCAGGAGCAGGTTACAATGGAGTACCATCCATGGCCATAGTTGATAATCTTGTACCATTCATAGGTGAAGAAGAAGAGAAAATGGAAACAGAAACACTCCATCTCTTAGGAGACTTTGATGGGGAATCAGTTACAGATGCGAACTTTGGTGTAAGTACATCTTGTCATAGAGTTGCAGTTCTTGATGGGCATACAGAAGCGGTTTTCATAGAAATGCAAGACGACTTTGAAGTTGTTGATGTAAGACAATCATTTTCAGACTTCAAGGGTCTGCCACAAAAATTAAATCTTCATTCCGCTCCAAAGAATCCTGTAGTTATTCGGGAAGAAGAAAACAGGCCACAGCCACGTATGGATAGAATGGAAGGTAATGGGATGGCTGTATCTGTAGGAAGGATTCGTAAAGACGATGTTTTTGACAAAGGTTTAAAGTACATATTAGTGGGTCATAACACCATTAGAGGCGCTGCGGGAGCGTCTATTCTTAACGCGGAATTGATAAATGAGATAATGTAAACTAATTACTTTTTTTATTTTTAAGAAGTTGAAGGATAAGACAAAATGTTGGATTTAATTGGTGCGGCTAGCAATGTTGATTTGATTATATTTTACTTTATCAATTCAAATCTCCAGAATTCATATTTCAATTTTATAATGCCATTAATTACAAATGCAGGACTTTATTTATTCTGGTTGGGCGTATGTGCAATACTTGCAATCTTTGGTGGAGATAAAGGTAGAAATGTGGCATTAATTCTTTTAATAGCTATTGTTATGGGTTATATTCTTTCAGAAGCTTTAAAATATATTTTCATGAGACCAAGACCATATCAGGTTTTAACAGGTGTGCACCAATTAGCAGCCCTTAATAGTCCTTCATTTCCATCAGGCCATGCAACACAAGTATTCATAGCATGTGTAATCCTTGGCAGAAAGTATGGGTACATTTTATTGTTTCTTTTACTTGCAATTGTAGTATCATTTTCAAGAGTATATCTTGGTGTTCACTATCCTAGCGATGTTATTGCTGGTGCGTTACTTGGTATTGGAATTAGCATAATAGTCCTCCATTTTGAAGATGATATCTTAAAGCTTAAAAACAGGTTAGTACATAGATAATTGTAGTGATAAGAATGCCGTTGTTAAAGGACACAGAGAGGGAACAATTGAGGCAACTTGTAAAAGCATGCCTATTAGAGATCAGCAAGTTGAAGATAGAACTTAAAAAATGCCAGAAGGAATCTTCCAAATCAACAGATACTGAGAGCATTCATATAAAAGCAGTTAAAGATGAACTGCAGAATAAGATAAGGGGAAGAGACGAAGAAATAGCCAGATTAAAAACAATTATTAATGGTAAAGAAGAAGAAATTATTGAGTTAGAAAAGATTAAAGTTTATTTTGATGCTATTATATCCCGGCCTAAAAAGGATCTTACTTCATTTCAATCCCAGATCTATGAGTTATTACCTTACAAAGAAGATTCATCAGAAAATCTCTATTTACAACTGAAAACAATGGGTTTCAGTGAACTTTCAAATGAGAATTTTGAACACGCTCTAAGAAATCTTGAAAGAAAGGGATATTTCCAATCAAGAAATAATGGTAAAATAAACTTATGGAAGAAATTGGATAGAAATGATTAGTTCTAATTAACTAGGATTTAATAAAAAAATTAGTTAAACACCTGATTTAATTCATTAATATTATTTATTTTGTACTTACCAAATAATTTAGAGGAAATCATTGAAAACAGTTTAATAAAACACGATCAAAAACTATTTATAGAACCTCTAACCCACTAATGAATTACATATAAAAAAGAGGTGATACTGTGGCACAATTAGGCGGCCAAGGCCAACAAGTTTTAATTTTACCTGAAGGTACCAACAGGTTTTTAGGAAGAGATGCTCAAAGAATGAACATAATGGCAGGTAAAGTACTTGCAGAAACAGTTAGAACAACCCTAGGTCCTAAGGGAATGGATAAGATGCTTGTTGATTCATTAGGAGATATTGTTGTGACTAATGATGGTGTAACCATACTCAAAGAGATGGATATTGAACACCCAGCAGCAAAAATGTTAGTAGAAGTTGCAAAAACCCAGGAAGATGAAGTAGGGGATGGAACAACCACAGCAGTTATTATTGCAGGCGAATTACTGAAAAAAGCAGAAGGACTGCTCGACCAGGATATACACCCAACAATCATTGCAATGGGATACAGACAAGCAGCTGAAAAAGCACAGGAAATCCTCAACGTCATATCAATAGATGCAGACGACAGGGACACTCTTTTGAAAGTTGCAATGACAGCAATGACAGGCAAAGGAACAGAAAAAGCCAGAGAACCTTTAGCAGAGCTTATTGTAGCTGCTGTGAAACAGGTTGAAGAAAATGGTGAAATTGATATTGACCATATCAAAATAGAGAAAAAAGACGGCGCAATTGTCGACGAATCAACTCTAGTTCAGGGTGTAATCATAGATAAAGAAAGAGTACATCCCGGAATGCCTAAAAAAGTAGAAGACGCTAAAATAGCTCTTTTAAACAGTGCTATTGAAGTGAAAGAAACAGAAGTTGATGCTGAAATAAGAATCACAGACCCAGCTCAGATGCAGGCCTTTATCGAACAAGAAGAGCAGATGATAAAGGACATGATCACCAAGATAGAAGACGCAGGTGCAAACGTTCTCTTCTGTCAGAAAGGTATAGATGATCTTGCACAGCACTACCTAGCTAAAGCTGGTATAATGGCTGTCCGTAGAGTTAAAAAATCCGATATGGAAAAACTCTCAAGAGCAACTGGAGCAAAAGTAGTTTCAAATATTGAAGACATGAGCTTTGATGATCTTGGAGATGCAGGATCTGTTGCAGAGAAAAGAATATCTGGCGAAGAAATGATCTTTGTTGAAGGATGTAAAGATCCTAAATCTGTAACCTTACTTGTAAGAGGTTCAACAGACCATGTTGTCGATGAAATCGAAAGAGCAGTTGACGATGCAATAGGAGTAGTTGCAGCAACAATTGAAGACGGTAAAGTAGTAGCTGGTGGTGGAGCAGCAGAAATATCAATAGCCAGAGGCTTAAAAGAGTACGCAGACACCATAAGTGGAAGGGAACAATTAGCAGTAGCTGCATTTGCAGAAGCACTAGAAGTTGTACCAAAAACACTTGCTGAAAACGCAGGACTCGACAGCATAGACTCACTTGTTGACCTAAGAGCAGCACACGAAAAATCCCTTTACATGGGGCTCGATGTATTCAAAGGCGAAGTACGCGACATGTACAAAGCTGGAGTAATTGAACCACACAGGGTAAAAAAACAAGCTATCCAGTCAGCAGCTGAAGCAGCTGAAATGATCCTTAGGATTGATGATGTAATAGCATCAACTACACCAAGGGAACCTGATATGGGTGGAATGGAAGGAATGGGCGGAATGCCTGGCGGAATGCCCCCAATGATGTAAATTAAATTTACATCTTTTTATTTTATTTTTTTTTTATTTAAAAATTAAAATTTGTTTAAGAATTTATTAAATTTATTAAATTAGTAAAAGCATTTAATTCAAAATCAACTGCTCTTTCTTTTATAATTGTATTTTCTTCATTTATTGGAGTTAAGGCATTAGGTCCTCGAATAATTCTTTTTAATCTACCATCCTTACTTAATAATTTTCCTGCTTCATCATCACGCATTAATGCATTACCAGGAATTATAATTTTATTTTTCAAATCATCTAAGTTAACTGTAGAAAAATCCTCAGGCCTTATTAAATCTCCTAATTCCTTATCAACGCTAATTATATTGACCAAACCATTTTTATCGATATTACTAAAAATTTTTTGAAGATATTTTTTTGATAATTTACTAGTTATTATGGTTGCTTTTGAAGTTATTTCAGGCAAAAATTTAAGATATGAACTGTAATTACTATTGGAGAGAATATATGGAATATCATTTTCAGGATAAAATGTAGGTATTCCTATTACAGTAAAATTAAATTCTTTATGAAGAGCTTGGACAATTTCTTGAAATTCTTCAAACGAATGTGGAATTATATCATCAATAACAGGTCTATTATTAAATATATTACCCTGATTTTGGAAATTACCAAATCTAAGTAAATGAAATGTTTTTACACCCCATTCTTCCAGAGTGTTTCCAGTATTATATAGATCTTCAAGATCAGTAACACCTGGAATAACCACAGATGATGCATTAACATCAATATTTTGTGAAAATATCTCAAAAGCCTTTAAAGACATCTCTGGAGATTTATCACCCATCCATTTTCTTCGAAGTTCAGGATTACTAGAGAAAATAGAAACATTCATCTCATCTACTCCCAAATTTAAGATATTTTCTATCATCTTGAAGTTCTTTATACCTTTGCCACTGGTGTAGTTTAGAATTATAGGAAGACCATATTCTTTTAATTTTCCAATAAGTTCTTCAAGATAGGGATAAAATGTTATATCGCCAACACTAAATAGGTTAATTTTAAGATCATAGTAATTTAGTTTTCCGAATAAATTATTCCATAACAATTCTTTATTAAAATCCATAATAACATTTTGAGGATGTTTAAAATCACTTATAACATCTTTTAATTAATTGCAGTAATTACAACCTTTTTGATTTGGAGGACAATATCTACATGTTAACTCTTCTAATTTCCTGAATAACAGAATTTACAGAAGCCGCCACAATCTTTTCCCGGAGTTCCCCCAACGTATGCTTTTATTTCCATAAAAAAAATCCCATTTATATAAACTTTTTATTATACTCAACATTTTTTTAATTTAAGAATTAATTGTATCAATTAAAGCATTAAATGAGTTTAATTCAAATTTAATTAATTCCTCTTTATCAGTAAGATGTACGCCCTCATA
This sequence is a window from Methanobacterium sp. SMA-27. Protein-coding genes within it:
- a CDS encoding aspartate kinase; translation: MEIIVAKFGGTSIGNGDRIKKAAESVVKEYMKGKKVVVVVSAINKTTDEILKTVDDAIGESITEKQLADIVSMGEITSVRVFSSTIESLGVKSEYLDPYMDNWPIITDSNYLNANINFEITEAKTKELIKILDQGIIPVLCGFLGKDEDGTLTTLGRGGSDITAFLLGHCLKAEEVVIVTDVGGVMSTDPNKLQSAKKLDKISVEEMRDLATHGAKVLHPHALRYKDPLINAKIIGFEHGDLSAIGTEIIGPAGNHMLKTTALNVEPISVIAVVGEEILTKIGVLSALTDALAENKINIYGISTGQNSVTLFIDKSLVDKAHEILHDVVVQCNDLSSLSVGTDIAMITVASQDFIDTPGIITRITEPLRKNKINIVEISSSQTSVVIFVEWNDGKRAYELVRSVLE
- the dapA gene encoding 4-hydroxy-tetrahydrodipicolinate synthase, with translation MNLKGTTVAMITPFTKEDGVDEAGMRENINYLIDRGVDGLLAAGTTGESATITHDEQRKMIDILIDEVNGKVNTIAGAGSNSSKEALGLVQYAENAGADAALVITPYYNKPQQHGLYEHYKMLEESTNIPIIVYNVPSRTGTDIDVETIINVAKLDKIVAIKEANPNLDKVSAIIKGIQDQNIENFMVLSGNDDLTLPMISQGAMGVISVVANVDPLRMSQMVNAALKGDFEKAGKLHYELYDLMKVLFIESNPVPAKESLNMMGRPSGHVRMPLAPMMDESISKLKQVLKDLDLV
- the dapB gene encoding 4-hydroxy-tetrahydrodipicolinate reductase produces the protein MINVAVTGACGRMGSKIIKTILEQEDMDVVAAIEVPNTPLEGKDVGEVIGIGEIGVEVNGAEKLQGVLKSKKPDVLVDFTIANAAVDTIKTSSECGVNLVVGTTGFSDEQMSEILDSIKKSQVSAVIAPNMAVGVNVFFKVLKDLANILGDYDVEIIEAHHRHKKDAPSGTAVKAAEIIATELNRNMDEVGVYGRKGIVGERTAEEIGVHAVRGGDIVGDHMVLFAGEGERLEIIHRANSRQAFVNGVIKGIRYVINTDKGNISDMGDVLGLK
- the asd gene encoding aspartate-semialdehyde dehydrogenase, with translation MVNVGILGATGMVGQRFIELLANHPDFEVTALTASTRSAGKRYEDAVTWNLESKIPESIKDITVVETDPQQVKDVEIVFSALPSENAAVAEPKFAKAGMKVASNASAMRMEPDVPLVVPEVNPEHLDLIEIQQKKRRWDGFIVTNPNCSTIALVMTLKPLYDQFNIKRVYVSTMQAVSGAGYNGVPSMAIVDNLVPFIGEEEEKMETETLHLLGDFDGESVTDANFGVSTSCHRVAVLDGHTEAVFIEMQDDFEVVDVRQSFSDFKGLPQKLNLHSAPKNPVVIREEENRPQPRMDRMEGNGMAVSVGRIRKDDVFDKGLKYILVGHNTIRGAAGASILNAELINEIM
- a CDS encoding phosphatase PAP2 family protein, producing MLDLIGAASNVDLIIFYFINSNLQNSYFNFIMPLITNAGLYLFWLGVCAILAIFGGDKGRNVALILLIAIVMGYILSEALKYIFMRPRPYQVLTGVHQLAALNSPSFPSGHATQVFIACVILGRKYGYILLFLLLAIVVSFSRVYLGVHYPSDVIAGALLGIGISIIVLHFEDDILKLKNRLVHR
- the thsA gene encoding thermosome subunit alpha, whose translation is MAQLGGQGQQVLILPEGTNRFLGRDAQRMNIMAGKVLAETVRTTLGPKGMDKMLVDSLGDIVVTNDGVTILKEMDIEHPAAKMLVEVAKTQEDEVGDGTTTAVIIAGELLKKAEGLLDQDIHPTIIAMGYRQAAEKAQEILNVISIDADDRDTLLKVAMTAMTGKGTEKAREPLAELIVAAVKQVEENGEIDIDHIKIEKKDGAIVDESTLVQGVIIDKERVHPGMPKKVEDAKIALLNSAIEVKETEVDAEIRITDPAQMQAFIEQEEQMIKDMITKIEDAGANVLFCQKGIDDLAQHYLAKAGIMAVRRVKKSDMEKLSRATGAKVVSNIEDMSFDDLGDAGSVAEKRISGEEMIFVEGCKDPKSVTLLVRGSTDHVVDEIERAVDDAIGVVAATIEDGKVVAGGGAAEISIARGLKEYADTISGREQLAVAAFAEALEVVPKTLAENAGLDSIDSLVDLRAAHEKSLYMGLDVFKGEVRDMYKAGVIEPHRVKKQAIQSAAEAAEMILRIDDVIASTTPREPDMGGMEGMGGMPGGMPPMM
- a CDS encoding radical SAM protein — protein: MDFNKELLWNNLFGKLNYYDLKINLFSVGDITFYPYLEELIGKLKEYGLPIILNYTSGKGIKNFKMIENILNLGVDEMNVSIFSSNPELRRKWMGDKSPEMSLKAFEIFSQNIDVNASSVVIPGVTDLEDLYNTGNTLEEWGVKTFHLLRFGNFQNQGNIFNNRPVIDDIIPHSFEEFQEIVQALHKEFNFTVIGIPTFYPENDIPYILSNSNYSSYLKFLPEITSKATIITSKLSKKYLQKIFSNIDKNGLVNIISVDKELGDLIRPEDFSTVNLDDLKNKIIIPGNALMRDDEAGKLLSKDGRLKRIIRGPNALTPINEENTIIKERAVDFELNAFTNLINLINS